Proteins from a single region of Chryseobacterium sp. W4I1:
- a CDS encoding RagB/SusD family nutrient uptake outer membrane protein, giving the protein MKNIHKTPVLLRKLVILPSIFVAVLAMNSCSDDFLDQPAYNSLDTESVFKNIDTAEMFVLGCYRGIVPTEMYYQLGAGDTVTHSSEDGSTNNSKYNIANYQYDAYTPNTVTGIYAAMYAVIERTNIAVSGLSKMEASTKRDALLAEVKAIRAFCYYNLIRVYGDVPSVFKPLDEMDPNDPNTLYPKRTSRDEIYDRIIADLQESVGNIPNFGQSGYATTERLTKQGVNALLARIALYAAGYSLRWDLNTGSGAMMSRRSDNSRIQQLYQIADNACAAIINGGTNSLVQAQGGKSGFEALWFNFCQRKFSVTNSEILWQVAEYGANTNSSFGVYANEGSRGGAYGSRKTLQFILPSYYLSFNQGDTRRDVSCTSYSVYFLNNGNAGDTWVNAGTTYSCILSGKFRMGWCIAPQAADARNLNIPVLRYADVLLMYAETQNYLNGGPTAAGTSAFMKVRNRAGIGSVPVPSGQQAFEAAIVQERKWEFAGEFNLRTDLIRMNRLASEIEATKQAMKNLSNRTGAYANTPVYRLYKLEKNAQIYGDPFLALKYIDITSPAEIAVITNVPTSSGDFDNYQIALKAIAVAHGQTTTTDDKWYPANMFQAYNSTFNSNAKKTAGFVGGAAGQLQIGSIIYTKPTGSAENGGTYPNWIEGGGDGLFYGFVPNKTELLPFAAQSAGHPLVDNPNLSQLPGY; this is encoded by the coding sequence ATGAAAAATATACATAAAACTCCCGTATTGCTAAGAAAATTGGTCATTCTTCCCTCAATTTTCGTCGCCGTTTTAGCGATGAATTCATGCAGTGATGATTTTCTGGATCAGCCAGCTTACAATTCATTGGATACAGAATCTGTATTTAAGAATATAGATACTGCAGAGATGTTTGTTCTGGGTTGTTACAGAGGTATAGTTCCAACTGAAATGTATTATCAGCTGGGAGCGGGAGACACTGTAACCCACTCTTCAGAAGATGGTTCTACCAATAATTCCAAATATAATATTGCCAACTATCAGTATGATGCTTATACACCGAATACGGTAACGGGGATTTACGCTGCGATGTATGCCGTTATTGAAAGAACAAATATTGCCGTGAGCGGGTTAAGTAAAATGGAAGCCAGCACAAAACGTGATGCTTTACTGGCTGAGGTTAAGGCTATTCGTGCATTTTGTTATTATAATCTAATTAGGGTGTACGGAGATGTTCCTTCCGTTTTTAAACCTCTGGATGAGATGGATCCTAATGATCCGAATACATTATATCCAAAGCGTACTTCAAGAGATGAAATTTACGATCGCATTATTGCTGATCTTCAGGAATCTGTAGGAAATATTCCAAATTTTGGTCAAAGTGGCTATGCAACAACAGAGCGTTTAACAAAACAGGGAGTCAATGCCTTATTAGCGAGAATCGCACTCTATGCGGCAGGGTATTCCCTTCGTTGGGACCTGAATACAGGAAGCGGGGCAATGATGTCGCGTCGCAGTGATAACAGCAGAATTCAGCAGTTATACCAGATTGCAGACAATGCCTGTGCTGCTATTATTAACGGAGGAACAAACTCTTTGGTACAGGCTCAGGGCGGCAAAAGTGGTTTCGAAGCGTTATGGTTCAATTTCTGCCAGAGAAAATTTTCAGTGACAAACTCAGAAATCCTTTGGCAGGTTGCTGAATACGGAGCAAATACAAATTCATCTTTTGGAGTATATGCCAATGAAGGTTCCCGTGGAGGAGCATATGGATCGAGAAAGACATTACAATTCATTCTTCCAAGTTATTATTTATCTTTTAATCAGGGAGATACCCGTAGAGACGTTTCTTGTACTTCTTACAGTGTCTATTTTTTAAATAATGGTAATGCAGGTGATACCTGGGTGAATGCCGGGACTACCTATTCCTGCATCCTGTCAGGTAAATTCAGGATGGGATGGTGTATTGCGCCTCAGGCGGCAGATGCACGAAATTTAAATATTCCTGTTTTAAGATATGCAGATGTTTTATTAATGTATGCAGAAACTCAAAACTACTTAAACGGAGGCCCTACTGCTGCGGGAACTTCTGCTTTTATGAAGGTAAGAAACCGTGCCGGAATCGGAAGTGTACCGGTTCCTTCCGGCCAGCAGGCATTTGAAGCTGCTATTGTTCAGGAGCGTAAATGGGAATTTGCGGGAGAGTTTAACCTTCGTACAGATCTGATCAGAATGAATCGTTTGGCAAGTGAAATTGAGGCAACAAAACAGGCGATGAAAAACTTGTCAAACAGAACAGGAGCCTATGCAAATACACCTGTTTACCGACTGTATAAACTCGAAAAAAATGCCCAGATCTATGGTGATCCGTTTTTGGCATTAAAATATATTGATATAACGAGCCCTGCAGAAATTGCAGTCATTACTAATGTTCCGACGAGTTCTGGAGATTTCGACAATTATCAGATTGCATTAAAAGCTATTGCAGTAGCACACGGACAAACCACAACAACGGATGACAAATGGTATCCTGCGAATATGTTCCAGGCTTACAACAGTACATTTAACAGCAATGCGAAAAAGACAGCTGGATTTGTAGGAGGTGCTGCAGGCCAGCTTCAGATCGGCAGTATCATCTATACCAAGCCAACAGGTTCAGCAGAAAACGGAGGAACGTATCCGAATTGGATAGAAGGCGGGGGAGATGGTCTTTTCTATGGATTTGTTCCAAATAAAACAGAATTACTTCCATTTGCCGCGCAGTCAGCAGGTCATCCTTTAGTAGATAATCCAAATTTAAGTCAGCTTCCAGGATACTAA
- a CDS encoding bifunctional aldolase/short-chain dehydrogenase — translation MEKVKTFKYVDYLWDENKAASLGNDQVALFLYRSNILGADLRITNYGGGNTSCKTIEKDPLTNEEVEVMWVKGSGGDIGTLTRKGIAGLYTQRLRNLKNVYQGLADEDRMVGLFNHCIFDLDSKAPSIDTPLHGLLPFKHIDHLHPDALIAVAAAKDSEKITKEIWGDTMGWVPWQRPGFDLGLQLEKCLNDNPGIRGIVLGSHGLFTWGDTSYECYINSLEVIETASEYIAKKIEENGQVFGGQKVESLPAEERKNKAAQLMPLLRGLASSESRMVGHFTDSDVVLEYINSNDLERLAPLGTSCPDHFLRTKIQPLVLTLDKNEDLSDSKAILEKLTPLFEQYRQEYKEYYETCKHPNSPAMRDPNPVIIIYPGVGMFSFSKDKQTTRVASEFYVNAINVMRGAEAISEYTSLPRQEAFDIEYWLLEEAKLQRMPKEKPLSRKIAIVTGAGGGIGQAIADKMVQEGAVVVFTDLNQEAVESVTAKYNKDQAVAVTCDVTSEEAIANAFKEAVLAFGGVDILVHSAGLAISKSLEDTTTKDWELLENVLVKGQFLMAKNGVEIMKKQNLGGDIVNIASKNGLVAGPNNVAYGTAKAAQQHMTRLLAAELAADKIRVNVVNPDGVIVGSKIWEGAWAEGRAKANGISVEELPAFYAKRNLLNEIILPEDIANGVFACVAILDKTTGNIINVDGGMANAFPR, via the coding sequence ATGGAAAAAGTTAAAACATTCAAATACGTAGACTATTTATGGGACGAAAACAAAGCGGCATCTTTAGGAAATGACCAGGTGGCTTTATTTCTATACCGCTCAAATATATTAGGGGCAGATTTAAGAATAACCAATTATGGAGGAGGTAACACAAGTTGCAAAACCATCGAAAAAGATCCGCTAACCAACGAAGAAGTTGAGGTAATGTGGGTAAAAGGTTCAGGTGGTGACATCGGAACTCTGACCAGAAAAGGAATTGCCGGATTATACACACAAAGACTAAGAAACCTGAAAAATGTGTACCAAGGCTTAGCAGATGAAGACAGAATGGTAGGCTTATTCAATCACTGTATTTTTGATCTGGACAGCAAAGCGCCTTCTATTGATACGCCTCTACATGGTTTACTTCCATTTAAACATATCGATCACCTTCATCCCGATGCCTTAATTGCAGTAGCTGCTGCAAAAGACAGCGAAAAAATTACCAAAGAAATCTGGGGCGACACCATGGGGTGGGTTCCATGGCAGCGTCCTGGTTTTGATTTGGGATTACAATTGGAAAAGTGTTTAAACGATAATCCTGGGATCAGAGGAATTGTTTTAGGAAGCCACGGACTATTCACCTGGGGAGATACTTCTTACGAATGTTACATCAACAGTCTGGAAGTTATCGAAACAGCCTCTGAATATATTGCTAAAAAAATCGAAGAAAACGGACAGGTTTTCGGAGGTCAAAAAGTAGAATCTCTTCCTGCTGAAGAACGTAAGAACAAAGCAGCACAATTGATGCCTTTGTTGAGAGGTTTAGCATCTTCTGAAAGCAGAATGGTTGGTCATTTTACCGATAGCGATGTTGTGTTGGAATACATCAACAGTAATGATCTTGAGCGTTTAGCGCCACTAGGAACTTCTTGTCCTGATCACTTTTTGCGTACGAAAATTCAGCCATTAGTGTTGACTTTAGATAAAAATGAAGATTTAAGTGATTCTAAAGCTATTTTAGAGAAATTAACTCCTCTTTTCGAACAGTACAGACAGGAATACAAAGAATATTACGAAACTTGTAAACATCCGAACAGCCCAGCAATGCGTGATCCGAATCCGGTAATCATTATTTATCCGGGAGTGGGAATGTTCAGTTTCTCAAAAGATAAGCAGACGACTCGTGTTGCCAGCGAATTTTACGTCAATGCAATCAACGTAATGCGTGGAGCAGAAGCCATTTCTGAATACACATCTTTACCAAGACAAGAAGCATTTGATATCGAATATTGGCTGCTTGAAGAAGCAAAGCTGCAGAGAATGCCGAAAGAAAAACCACTTTCAAGGAAAATTGCGATCGTAACCGGAGCAGGAGGTGGAATCGGGCAGGCAATTGCTGACAAAATGGTTCAGGAAGGAGCAGTCGTTGTTTTCACAGACTTAAATCAGGAAGCAGTAGAATCTGTTACTGCAAAATACAATAAAGATCAGGCTGTAGCAGTTACTTGTGATGTGACAAGCGAAGAAGCGATTGCAAATGCCTTTAAAGAAGCTGTTCTTGCATTTGGTGGAGTAGATATTCTGGTTCATTCTGCGGGTTTGGCGATTTCTAAATCATTGGAAGATACCACAACTAAAGACTGGGAATTACTTGAAAATGTTTTGGTAAAAGGTCAGTTCTTGATGGCGAAAAATGGAGTAGAAATCATGAAAAAGCAAAATTTAGGGGGTGACATCGTTAATATTGCCAGTAAAAACGGATTGGTTGCCGGACCAAACAATGTGGCATACGGAACTGCAAAAGCAGCTCAACAGCACATGACAAGATTATTGGCAGCAGAATTGGCAGCAGATAAAATCCGTGTGAATGTTGTAAATCCTGACGGAGTGATCGTTGGAAGCAAAATCTGGGAAGGCGCCTGGGCAGAAGGCCGCGCAAAAGCAAACGGAATTTCTGTTGAAGAACTCCCTGCATTTTACGCAAAAAGAAACTTGCTAAATGAAATTATTCTTCCTGAAGATATCGCCAACGGAGTTTTTGCCTGTGTCGCAATCCTAGATAAAACAACTGGAAATATCATCAATGTAGATGGAGGAATGGCCAACGCATTTCCAAGATAA
- a CDS encoding sugar isomerase yields the protein MIIGKDIIEQYNKTEIENFTTDFDFLQNKLTKSGASVAEIVNKIADFQVAIPSWALGAGGTRFGRFSYGGEPSSLEQKLEDVGLIHALTHSAGAVSLHIPWDIPGDVKAIKEKAASHGLVFDAMNSNTFQDQAGAKHSYKFGSLNAVNEDSRAYAVEHNKEVIRIGKELGSKSLTVWLADGASFPGQLNFQTALSNTEKSLQEIYAGMPEDWKLFIEYKPYEPNFYSTTIQDWGTSFMLANACGERAYTLVDLGHHLPNTNIEQIVATLMYKGKLGGFHFNDSKYGDDDLTVGSIKPYALFLIFNELVYGMENNPNNPYPAWMIDASHNIKDPLEDLLQSLEAILIAYAQALLVDQKALKTAQLNNDVVAAQDILQNAYRTDVRPLLRAARLQTGAALDPIAAYRSLKVRENLITERGLETKATGL from the coding sequence ATGATTATAGGAAAAGATATCATTGAACAATACAATAAAACAGAAATTGAAAACTTTACGACAGATTTCGATTTTCTACAAAATAAATTAACAAAATCAGGAGCCAGTGTTGCTGAAATTGTCAACAAAATTGCTGATTTCCAGGTAGCCATTCCGAGTTGGGCTTTAGGAGCGGGAGGAACCCGTTTTGGAAGATTTTCTTACGGTGGCGAACCTTCTTCTTTGGAACAAAAATTAGAAGATGTAGGCTTAATCCATGCACTAACACATTCTGCGGGAGCTGTTTCTTTGCACATACCTTGGGATATTCCGGGTGATGTGAAAGCCATTAAAGAAAAAGCTGCTTCTCACGGACTTGTTTTTGATGCCATGAATTCCAACACATTCCAGGATCAGGCCGGAGCAAAACATTCGTACAAATTCGGTTCTTTGAACGCTGTGAATGAAGATTCAAGAGCTTATGCCGTAGAACACAACAAAGAAGTAATCAGAATCGGAAAAGAATTAGGCTCAAAAAGCTTAACCGTCTGGTTGGCAGACGGAGCAAGTTTTCCGGGACAATTGAATTTCCAGACCGCGTTGTCAAATACTGAAAAAAGCTTACAAGAAATCTACGCAGGAATGCCGGAAGACTGGAAGCTTTTCATTGAATATAAACCTTACGAACCCAATTTCTATTCAACAACCATTCAGGATTGGGGAACATCGTTTATGTTGGCCAATGCATGTGGCGAAAGAGCATACACGTTGGTAGATTTAGGGCATCATTTACCAAATACCAATATTGAGCAAATCGTTGCAACTTTAATGTACAAAGGAAAATTGGGTGGTTTCCACTTCAACGACAGCAAATATGGAGATGATGATTTAACGGTGGGCTCTATCAAGCCTTATGCTTTGTTTTTGATTTTCAATGAATTGGTATACGGAATGGAAAATAATCCAAACAACCCTTATCCAGCCTGGATGATCGATGCAAGTCATAACATCAAAGATCCGCTGGAAGATTTGTTACAGTCTCTGGAAGCTATTTTAATTGCTTATGCTCAGGCACTTTTGGTTGACCAGAAAGCATTAAAAACGGCGCAATTAAACAATGATGTCGTTGCAGCGCAGGATATTTTGCAGAATGCGTATAGAACAGATGTTCGTCCGTTATTAAGAGCTGCAAGATTGCAGACTGGTGCGGCTTTAGATCCAATTGCGGCTTACAGAAGCCTAAAGGTAAGAGAAAATTTAATTACCGAAAGAGGATTAGAAACCAAAGCAACAGGATTATAA
- a CDS encoding FGGY-family carbohydrate kinase, which translates to MSKKKKVTIVFDIGKTNKKFFLFDKNYKEVVREYTELPLTTDEDGYPTEDLAALQNWIKDNFNAILDNENYEVKAINFSTYGASFVHLDQKGNVLTPLYNYTKPMDDEILDLFYEKHGSKLKIARETASPQAGMLNSGLQLFWLKYKHPEIFRKIRYSLHLPQYLSYLFTGICVSEFTSIGCHTNLWDYDKADYHDWVYEEEIDALLPPIVPTSASINTSYRNKKIKIGVGIHDSSSALLPYILSKKEPFLLVSTGTWSISLNPFNDESLTDEDIENNCLNYMRIDGKRVKASRFFMGNEYKIQVEKLCAYYGKEYGFHREVQFDQDLYLRLMKNKNIYFRFEGIILKRKMITATDLNSFATFEVAYHQLMIELMDLQIHTITNAIGNSEITNIYIDGGFTDNDVFMKLMSHHFQHYNVMSTHSPLGSALGASMVISNKKIDETFLQQHYQMKVLQPLILNL; encoded by the coding sequence ATGTCTAAAAAAAAGAAGGTAACCATAGTATTTGATATTGGAAAAACCAATAAAAAGTTCTTTTTATTTGATAAAAATTATAAAGAAGTTGTTCGTGAATATACAGAATTACCGCTCACAACTGATGAAGATGGTTATCCTACGGAAGATCTTGCAGCGCTACAAAACTGGATAAAAGATAATTTTAATGCCATTCTTGATAATGAAAATTATGAAGTAAAAGCCATCAATTTTTCAACGTACGGAGCGAGTTTTGTGCATCTGGATCAGAAAGGAAATGTTCTGACACCTTTGTACAATTACACCAAGCCAATGGATGATGAAATTCTTGATTTATTTTATGAAAAGCATGGAAGCAAGCTGAAAATTGCCCGCGAAACAGCATCACCTCAAGCAGGAATGTTGAATTCAGGCCTGCAATTATTTTGGTTGAAATATAAGCATCCGGAAATATTCAGAAAAATCCGTTACAGTCTGCATTTACCTCAATATTTATCGTATTTGTTTACCGGGATTTGCGTGTCGGAATTTACTTCAATAGGCTGCCACACGAATTTGTGGGATTACGACAAAGCAGATTACCACGATTGGGTGTATGAGGAAGAAATAGATGCCTTATTGCCGCCAATTGTACCAACTTCTGCGAGCATCAATACTTCTTACCGAAACAAAAAAATTAAAATCGGTGTTGGAATTCACGACAGTTCTTCAGCGTTATTACCTTATATTTTAAGCAAAAAAGAACCTTTTTTATTAGTTTCAACAGGAACATGGAGTATTTCGTTAAATCCATTTAATGATGAAAGTCTTACCGATGAAGATATAGAAAACAATTGCCTGAATTATATGCGCATCGATGGAAAACGCGTAAAAGCATCCCGTTTTTTCATGGGAAATGAATATAAAATTCAGGTTGAAAAATTATGTGCTTATTACGGAAAAGAATATGGTTTTCACAGAGAAGTGCAGTTTGATCAGGATTTGTATCTGCGTTTAATGAAAAATAAAAATATCTATTTTCGCTTTGAAGGAATTATTTTAAAACGAAAAATGATTACCGCAACAGATTTAAATTCATTTGCAACCTTTGAAGTAGCCTATCATCAGTTGATGATCGAACTGATGGATCTGCAGATTCATACGATCACAAATGCCATTGGCAATTCAGAAATTACAAACATTTATATCGATGGCGGATTCACCGATAATGACGTATTTATGAAACTGATGTCTCACCATTTTCAGCATTATAATGTGATGTCTACACATTCTCCGCTGGGTTCTGCATTGGGAGCTTCCATGGTGATTTCCAACAAGAAAATAGACGAAACTTTTTTACAGCAGCATTATCAGATGAAAGTGCTTCAACCGTTAATTCTTAATTTATAA
- a CDS encoding alpha-hydroxy acid oxidase — protein MSFPFDTRYASLELLIEKAKKRMPRFAFEYLDGGCNENINRDRNTSELREVLLRPRYLNNNYAEANMETELFGVKYSAPFGISPVGLQGLMWPNAPEILAKAAFKHNIPFILSTVTTSSLERISELTEGKAWYQLYHPREEWLRDDILDRCETSGYDVLCVLSDVPTFGYRAKEIRNGLAMPPQLNFRNVSQALAKPEWCLEILKHGVPGFKTMEKYMDKNMGVKQLGQFMNSTFSGRLNSDRIKAIRDKWKGKLIIKGVASDEDAAEAVRLGFDGMIISNHGGRQLDAGESTIAVVKDISEKYKNQIKIMMDSGVRTGPDVARALSCGAEFTFMGRTFMYAVGALGDKGGDHIIEMLKMQFRQVMEQVCCEKPEDLQNFRVK, from the coding sequence ATGTCATTTCCATTTGATACCCGTTATGCTTCGCTTGAATTGTTGATTGAAAAAGCGAAAAAAAGAATGCCCCGTTTTGCATTTGAATATCTGGACGGAGGTTGTAATGAAAACATCAACCGGGACAGGAATACAAGCGAATTACGGGAAGTTTTGCTTCGTCCGCGATACCTGAATAATAATTATGCGGAAGCCAATATGGAAACCGAATTGTTTGGAGTTAAATATTCCGCACCTTTTGGAATTTCTCCGGTTGGTTTACAAGGTTTGATGTGGCCCAATGCACCCGAAATTTTAGCAAAAGCAGCTTTCAAACATAATATTCCTTTCATTTTAAGTACGGTTACGACAAGCAGTCTTGAGCGGATTTCTGAATTAACGGAAGGAAAAGCCTGGTATCAATTGTACCATCCAAGAGAAGAATGGCTGCGTGACGATATTCTCGACCGTTGCGAAACTTCAGGATATGACGTGTTGTGCGTGTTATCTGATGTTCCAACTTTCGGATACAGAGCAAAGGAAATCAGAAATGGTTTGGCAATGCCGCCTCAATTGAATTTCAGAAACGTTTCCCAGGCGTTGGCAAAACCGGAATGGTGTCTGGAAATACTGAAACATGGCGTTCCAGGTTTTAAGACCATGGAAAAATACATGGATAAAAATATGGGTGTGAAGCAATTGGGACAGTTTATGAATTCTACTTTTTCGGGGAGATTAAATTCCGACAGAATAAAAGCAATTCGCGATAAATGGAAAGGGAAATTAATCATTAAAGGCGTTGCATCAGATGAAGATGCTGCAGAAGCTGTTCGTTTAGGGTTCGACGGAATGATTATTTCAAACCACGGCGGAAGACAGCTTGATGCCGGAGAATCTACTATCGCCGTAGTAAAAGACATCAGCGAAAAATATAAAAACCAGATCAAAATAATGATGGACAGCGGCGTAAGAACCGGTCCGGATGTTGCCCGCGCGTTGAGCTGCGGCGCCGAATTTACCTTTATGGGAAGAACATTTATGTATGCAGTCGGAGCCTTAGGTGATAAAGGCGGTGATCATATTATTGAAATGCTAAAAATGCAATTCAGACAGGTAATGGAGCAGGTTTGCTGTGAAAAACCGGAGGATTTACAAAACTTCAGAGTAAAATAA
- a CDS encoding nuclear transport factor 2 family protein, producing MIKKLIFATTFLMALSVFGQKKNDKDAVSDAAEELRSAMISGEKSALESLILPELTYGHSGGHIDDATEFVDKLVSKKSDFVTIDITNQTINIVDNTAIVRHHFYATTADSGKAPGDVTLDVLLVWAKVKNDWKLLARQAVKSEKKK from the coding sequence ATGATTAAAAAATTAATTTTTGCCACGACTTTTTTAATGGCACTTTCTGTATTCGGACAGAAAAAGAATGATAAAGACGCGGTTTCTGACGCTGCTGAAGAATTAAGATCAGCAATGATAAGCGGTGAAAAATCTGCCTTAGAATCTTTGATTTTACCGGAACTAACGTATGGACATTCAGGAGGTCACATAGACGACGCCACAGAATTTGTCGATAAATTAGTCAGTAAAAAATCAGATTTTGTAACCATTGATATTACCAATCAAACGATCAATATTGTTGACAATACAGCGATTGTTCGCCACCATTTTTATGCAACGACTGCTGATTCTGGAAAAGCTCCGGGTGATGTAACATTGGATGTATTGTTGGTTTGGGCAAAAGTGAAAAACGACTGGAAATTGTTGGCAAGACAGGCTGTAAAATCTGAGAAGAAGAAATAA
- a CDS encoding GntR family transcriptional regulator: protein MSETFEIIINEHSRVPKYKQIVDSILNGIDSGEIKIGEKIPSINELSESCFLSRDTVEKAYKELRKRQIIESVKGKGYYISRINKNDVINIFFLINKPSTYKMMIYNYFVNAIGTKGNVEMYIYHCDETLFINSLKKNLGGFDYYVIMPHFRDEQSKHTSSTQQVLDMIEQIPKNKLLLLDNTKPNISGEYGSIFQDFEHDIYNALKEGLDKIKKYEKIILVYPDKSIHPYPFRIVRGFEKFCKDFKLDYEILDEIYPDMELQDKDIFITIRERDLVNLVKQIRQKNLKLGEDIGIISYNETPLKELLGITVITTDFKAMGESAAYMILKNKKESVNNVFKFIQRDSL from the coding sequence ATGTCAGAAACATTTGAAATAATAATCAATGAGCATTCCCGAGTTCCTAAATACAAACAGATTGTAGATTCTATCCTTAATGGAATTGACAGTGGGGAAATCAAAATTGGGGAAAAGATTCCTTCTATAAACGAACTTAGCGAATCCTGCTTTCTTTCAAGAGATACGGTAGAAAAAGCTTATAAAGAGCTCCGAAAAAGACAAATTATAGAATCTGTGAAGGGAAAAGGTTATTATATCTCCCGTATTAATAAAAATGATGTCATCAATATTTTCTTTCTAATCAATAAGCCGAGCACTTATAAAATGATGATCTATAATTATTTCGTCAATGCAATCGGTACCAAAGGCAATGTTGAGATGTATATTTATCATTGTGACGAAACTCTTTTCATTAATTCCTTAAAAAAGAACCTGGGCGGATTCGATTATTATGTGATCATGCCCCACTTTAGGGATGAACAGTCTAAGCACACCAGTTCCACACAACAGGTGTTGGATATGATTGAACAAATACCGAAAAATAAATTGCTATTGCTGGATAATACCAAGCCTAATATTTCCGGGGAATACGGCTCTATTTTTCAGGATTTCGAACATGATATCTACAACGCATTAAAAGAAGGTTTAGATAAAATAAAGAAATACGAAAAGATAATTTTAGTGTATCCCGATAAATCCATTCACCCCTATCCTTTCCGTATTGTGCGTGGTTTTGAGAAATTTTGTAAGGACTTTAAGCTTGATTATGAAATTCTTGACGAAATTTATCCCGACATGGAATTGCAGGATAAGGATATTTTCATCACCATTCGGGAACGTGATCTGGTGAATTTAGTTAAACAAATCAGGCAGAAAAATCTGAAATTGGGTGAAGACATCGGCATTATTTCCTACAACGAAACTCCGCTTAAAGAATTGCTTGGAATTACCGTAATTACTACAGATTTTAAAGCCATGGGAGAATCCGCAGCCTATATGATTCTAAAAAATAAAAAGGAATCTGTAAATAATGTTTTTAAATTTATTCAGAGGGATTCTTTGTAG
- a CDS encoding family 43 glycosylhydrolase: MDKPRHFTRRDFLQTSALGITAAVLGLSFTGSSSEKPYFSLKPIGRTFSLENYYIWCNSPIWGEDGKVHLFYSRWKKEKGMGGWLNGSEICRAEADSPYDEFKHKQVILTPRGDEFWDATTCHNPLITKVEDEYYLFYMGNQNGKTNTKRIGLATSKSLDGDWVRPEKPLLLPGEKGSWDDHCTTNPAFIKGNDGKFWLFYKSWNTEEYENQKGPVRGNRKYGLAKADHPAGPYEKIKENPVIDFSLLPDNAQLEDAFIWKQNGKFHIVARDMGFFNHEYGLHLTSKDGLNWSQPKIAYLNMDTYIKEPAPPAHLKRFGRLERPMILMDKDGKTPKFLFGATQGGKFETSTSFVFEIININI, translated from the coding sequence ATGGACAAGCCAAGACACTTTACACGCAGAGATTTTTTACAGACTTCAGCCCTTGGGATCACAGCTGCGGTTCTGGGATTGTCATTTACAGGTTCATCTTCCGAAAAACCTTATTTCAGCTTAAAACCAATCGGACGGACCTTTTCATTGGAAAATTATTACATCTGGTGTAATTCTCCGATTTGGGGCGAAGATGGTAAGGTTCATCTTTTCTATTCCAGATGGAAAAAAGAAAAAGGAATGGGCGGCTGGCTCAACGGTTCTGAAATATGCCGTGCAGAAGCCGATTCTCCTTATGACGAATTCAAGCATAAACAAGTTATTCTTACTCCCCGAGGTGATGAATTTTGGGATGCCACCACTTGTCATAACCCTTTAATTACCAAAGTAGAAGACGAATATTATCTTTTCTATATGGGCAACCAAAACGGAAAAACAAATACCAAAAGGATAGGGCTTGCCACTTCAAAAAGTCTTGACGGAGATTGGGTAAGGCCTGAGAAACCTCTGCTTCTTCCCGGGGAAAAAGGCTCATGGGACGACCATTGTACTACAAACCCTGCTTTTATAAAAGGAAATGACGGTAAATTCTGGCTTTTTTATAAATCCTGGAACACTGAAGAATATGAAAATCAAAAAGGTCCGGTGAGAGGAAACCGAAAATATGGACTGGCAAAGGCTGATCACCCTGCAGGTCCTTATGAGAAAATAAAGGAAAATCCTGTCATTGATTTTTCATTGCTGCCCGACAATGCCCAGCTGGAAGATGCCTTTATTTGGAAACAAAACGGGAAATTCCATATAGTAGCCCGTGATATGGGATTTTTTAATCATGAATACGGTTTACATCTAACTTCCAAGGACGGCCTTAACTGGTCCCAACCAAAAATCGCTTATCTTAATATGGATACTTATATTAAGGAGCCTGCACCACCTGCTCATTTAAAACGATTCGGGAGATTAGAACGCCCTATGATTTTAATGGATAAAGACGGCAAGACCCCTAAATTTCTATTCGGAGCCACGCAGGGAGGAAAGTTTGAAACGTCTACCTCTTTTGTCTTTGAAATTATAAATATCAACATTTAA